The nucleotide window CTGTAATCCAGGCGGGCTTGGAATTCTTTCTTCTCGCTCACGTCTTCGTCGGCTGAGCCTTGAAAGCGAGTCAAATCCTGGAGACGTGCCACGGCGGGTTGGGACTGTGTAAGAGCCCCGCAATCGGCTCTGGTGCTGTGCTTCCGGCAAATTCTGGGGCGTTTGAGGTTGGGCCGAGGGCGGCACAGAATCGTCGTAGATCTCaaaaggcggaggagacaATTGACGGCGTGGCGTCGTGGGTTCACCAGGGACGCTGTCCCGAGGTCGGATCCGATGGCGAGGAACCGTTGTGCTTGATCGGCGAGAGGGACTCATTGAAGCAcgggggttgttgtgtctTCTGTCCGCATCATCTAACTGCGCTAGGGTCTAGAACAGGTGATCAGCATGGTCGAAAAGTATGATGAGACAAGAGTATGCTATACTCTGACAGCCCTTTGAACAATCGCTAGACGCTCAAAATcatgggtgatgggggacGAAGGCCAGACTGTTGGCTCTACCAGCCGTCTATATGTTGCTGGACGGGACGGGTATGCCGGTCCTCGTTCTAGCGTCCGCTCTCTGTCAACTGGAGGTACACGGTCGGTATGGATACCCGGAGTTGAAGCTGATGATTGGCCGGGTGAACCTGTTGGAAGGGATGGGTAAGTGTCGACTGAGTGGTACTCTGCCACTTGATTATGTCTAGGAGTCGATAGTACTGGCTGTTGGGACGGAGAAGGCGGCTGCCCATCAAGTTCTAGCGGGTGATCAGCCTTTATATTAGGCCTAGGTTGGCCTTCAACTGTTCTGGTGCGGTCCGGCAGTGTGAAGGTGGCCCCTTGGTTCTGCTGAGCAAGAACTGAACTGGATGGCTCCGTGTCTGTGGAACGTCTAGATTCTGGTCTGTTACCGGGGGGCAAGAACCGTATGTTTTGGTCAATCTGTGGTTGTTTGCCGCGCGCTTTAGCAGAAGAGGCCGGGGGAACGCTTGGAACAAATTCTGGTATCGCGGATGCATCCCCTGGCTTTGTAAGATAGTTGAGGAACTGGCGGTGGTGTCTCTTCTCTTTCAGACGTTGATCaagctcctcgacctcgaccatGGTCAGTGAAAGAATAGTGGGCTGGAGACGCAGCATTGTAGGGCTGATTCGAAGACACTGGATTCCTCGGACGGGTTTGGGGACAGCATACAGATAAGATCCCGGATTCCTATGAATTTGAGACTGGACTGGGTACTGTTAAAGCAGCGGAAAAGGTTGGTGGAAGGGAAAGCATGACAAGTTTTGGTTCAAGGAAGTCAGAGCTGACAAGCACTTCACAACGGTAGCTGCTTTGAGATCAGAGGCGATAGGAAGGAGCAGTCCTACAGACATGCAATGCTGGAAGTTGACGGGTACATACATTGGAGGAAAACGCGTCCAACCCCAGATACAGACATAGATGTTTACATTCGAGAggtaaaagaaaaaaccGCTTAAGGTATGGCTGTATAGTCTTGCATATGGCAAGAGGTCAACACACACAGCTGCTGAGTTGAAGAACCCTTTGGTCTCAATCTTGGAGCAAGTGTCCACATAGTACCGATATAACAACCTTGAGATCTTGTGCCTACCTTTACCCTGTATGATTTATTCTGAAATTTCTGAAAAGAAGCTTTTAGCCTTAGAGCCAACAGTTTGCTAGCCACGTCGACTGGTGACGAATGCACGTTGGTCTGGTGTAGCGAACATCCAAGCTTCAGACACCAAAAATGTCGAACTATATGGTCACACTAGCATGAGATACAAGCGCTACCACTTTGCTCTTGACTAATGTGACTCTCAGACGCGTTGAAGCCGTATTTCCTGGCTACGGTATGAAAGAACACCGATTTTCAATGAAATGCATCAAGTTTACGATATGGCTGGAACCTGCAAGGCATCTTCTTAGTGCTCTCAAGATAGGCATCAAAGT belongs to Podospora bellae-mahoneyi strain CBS 112042 chromosome 6, whole genome shotgun sequence and includes:
- a CDS encoding hypothetical protein (EggNog:ENOG503P6Q5), which produces MLRLQPTILSLTMVEVEELDQRLKEKRHHRQFLNYLTKPGDASAIPEFVPSVPPASSAKARGKQPQIDQNIRFLPPGNRPESRRSTDTEPSSSVLAQQNQGATFTLPDRTRTVEGQPRPNIKADHPLELDGQPPSPSQQPVLSTPRHNQVAEYHSVDTYPSLPTGSPGQSSASTPGIHTDRVPPVDRERTLERGPAYPSRPATYRRLVEPTVWPSSPITHDFERLAIVQRAVRTLAQLDDADRRHNNPRASMSPSRRSSTTVPRHRIRPRDSVPGEPTTPRRQLSPPPFEIYDDSVPPSAQPQTPQNLPEAQHQSRLRGSYTVPTRRGTSPGFDSLSRLSRRRREREERIPSPPGLQTPGMMGLYGGLENADDVSLFERAIRRSMEHMDGSPGPSR